The DNA window CAAGTTCATCTGAGACAACACAGGCAAATTCGTCATGTTCTAATGCTATTGCTTCCGCAGCGGCGCCCTGGTTTGTATTTTGCTCAGTTAATACGCAGCCACTTAGCATCAGCGGCAGCAAAAAAGCTGTTATATATTTCATTGGTTCCCAATCTTTAGTTGCGCACTAGATTAATTGTTAATGTTATTTGTAGTGCTTTAAACAAGCATCTGAGTGCTTTAAACAAGCATCTGAGTGCTTTATTATGCCCTCATACTCGAGCTATATACGCGTTTCTATGCCGCTGATAATAGCAAATTTAGGGACTGATTAGAAATCGTCCTTACAGCGCCTTAATGCTGCGAAAACTTCGACTTCGGTATTGGTCGATAAGTTCATGATACTTTCAATATTTTGTTTTATTGTTTTGCTGTCGCAGCGAAGAAAAGGGTTTATCTTTTTTTGTTTCGCTATGCTGCTAGGAAGCGTGATTTGATCGTTATTTCGTTGCGCTGTTGCCCAAGTTTGGTATTCTTGCAATGAGCTATTTTCAGGGTCTACATGCGAAGCAAATGCTAGGTTTGCTAGCGTATATTCATGAGTGCAATAGACTTTGGTTTTGTCTGGTAATTGTGAAAGTTTCTGCAACGAACGATAAAATACGTCTGGAGTGCCCTCAAACATACGTCCGCAACCAGCAGAAAATAGAGTGTCGCCACAAAACAATAGGTCGTCATTATAAAAAACAATATGGTCCATTGTGTGTCCAGGCGTTTCTAATATTTTGAGCTCAATTTCTGGATCTTGTAAAAATAGACTTTCGCCTTCTGCTAAGCGATGGTCTATGCCTGTAATTTTCGGGTTTTTTGGACCGTATACCACGGCATCTGGATATGCCGCAATTAATGCTTCAACTCCACCCGTATGATCATAGTGATGATGAGTAATTAATATGTAAGTGAGACTTAGTTTCTGTTCTTTAAGGGTTCGGATTACTGGTGCTGCATCACCTGGGTCGACAACTAGGGCATGTTTGCCATCGTGTACACACCATATATAGTTATCGGAAAAAGCAGGAATCGCAAAAATGTTATTCATACAAACTCGTCTTATCGTTGTCTTTATCGGTTATTGATTACTTCGTTTTATCAAAATCCTGAGTAATATTGTTCAGGACCTTGCGAATTAACGTCATTACGCTTGCATATCCATACACGTTCACTATAACCTTACTCACTACTACTTTGCTATTGTTCAGGAATAAAAACTTACGTGATGCGGTCAGCGCTTAGCGACACAACGCCCCCATATCCAAGTTCGTGGAAAGCCCTCAGCCAGGGCGAACAAATTCGAGCTGAGCTTGAAAATGCCTGTGCGCCAATATTAGAGCGCGTATTTGGGTATCACTTCGTCAGACTGGGAAATTTAAGTAGTGATATCAATATTTCTAGCTGTCCAATTAAACACGTGGTGAACATTACTGAAGCATCACATGATAAAACCAGTGTTCGCGGTATTTCAAGAGAACTCCCACTGCAGCAAAACTCGGTGGATGCTTTTTTACTGGCCGCTGAACTGGATTTTGCGCAGGATCCGCACCAAATATTACGAGAAGTTGATCGTGCAATCACTGCTAATGGCCAGTTGATTATTGCGGGGTTTAATCCGTATAGTCTCGCTGGCGTGCTAAAGTACTTTCCAATAAATAAAGAAAATTTACTGCATCAAGGCCGCTTTTTTACAAGTGCGCGCATTAAAGATTGGCTGCAATTGCTTGGCTTTGAAATTGTAGAGCAAGAGAACGTGATGTATTCATCGTTGTTTGCGAACAAACGATTTTTACCCGGATCAAAACTGCAGCGTTTTTGTAAACGTTATTTGCCTGCTTTCTCGTCGATGTACATTTTAGTCGCAAGAAAGCGCGAAATACCGTTATCGACCATCAAACCAAAATGGACGGTGAAAAAGCCCAGTTTTGTTGCAGCAAGCGCAAGAGTCGGGCACCCACAAACATCAGACTCAAAAAACGTGATGTAGCATTCAACACTACGCTTTTTTATTCAGAGCGCGAACTTATTCAAAGTACGAACTTATTCAAAGTGCGAACACCAACTTTGGAAATCGCAACTTATTACCATTTACGGACAGTTTTTTTAGAATGACCTTACCCACTAGCAGCAGTAAATTGGAAAACGCCCAAGCGATCCTTAAAGACGTATTTGGATTTGATTCCTTTCGTTCCACCCAGCAGGGAATTATTGAAAGTGTGCTTGAACATAACAATACTCTGGCCA is part of the Glaciecola nitratireducens FR1064 genome and encodes:
- the gloB gene encoding hydroxyacylglutathione hydrolase, yielding MNNIFAIPAFSDNYIWCVHDGKHALVVDPGDAAPVIRTLKEQKLSLTYILITHHHYDHTGGVEALIAAYPDAVVYGPKNPKITGIDHRLAEGESLFLQDPEIELKILETPGHTMDHIVFYNDDLLFCGDTLFSAGCGRMFEGTPDVFYRSLQKLSQLPDKTKVYCTHEYTLANLAFASHVDPENSSLQEYQTWATAQRNNDQITLPSSIAKQKKINPFLRCDSKTIKQNIESIMNLSTNTEVEVFAALRRCKDDF
- a CDS encoding methyltransferase domain-containing protein, which translates into the protein MRSALSDTTPPYPSSWKALSQGEQIRAELENACAPILERVFGYHFVRLGNLSSDINISSCPIKHVVNITEASHDKTSVRGISRELPLQQNSVDAFLLAAELDFAQDPHQILREVDRAITANGQLIIAGFNPYSLAGVLKYFPINKENLLHQGRFFTSARIKDWLQLLGFEIVEQENVMYSSLFANKRFLPGSKLQRFCKRYLPAFSSMYILVARKREIPLSTIKPKWTVKKPSFVAASARVGHPQTSDSKNVM